A portion of the Salmo trutta chromosome 1, fSalTru1.1, whole genome shotgun sequence genome contains these proteins:
- the LOC115198258 gene encoding ADP-ribosylation factor 2 has product MGNMFAGLFKNLFGKKEMRILMVGLDAAGKTTILYKLKLGEIVTTIPTIGFNVETVEYKNISFTVWDVGGQDKIRPLWRHYFQNTQGLIFVVDSNDRERVNEAREELTRMLAEDELRDAVLLVFANKQDLPNAMNAAEITDKLGLHSLRQRNWYIQATCATSGDGLYEGLDWLSNQLKNAK; this is encoded by the exons ATGGGGAACATGTTTGCAGGCCTGTTTAAGAATCTCTTTGGTAAAAAAGAGATGCGGATTCTGATGGTGGGGCTGGATGCTGCCGGCAAGACCACCATCCTGTACAAGCTCAAACTGGGAGAGATCGTCACCACCATCCCTACCATCG GTTTTAACGTTGAGACGGTAGAATACAAGAACATCAGCTTCACTGTGTGGGATGTGGGCGGTCAGGACAAGATCAGGCCTCTGTGGCGGCACTACTTCCAGAACACCCAAG GTCTGATCTTTGTGGTGGACAGTAACGATAGGGAGAGAGTGAATGAGGCGCGGGAGGAGCTGACAAGGATGCTGGCTGAGGACGAGCTAAGGGACGCTGTGCTGCTTGTGTTCGCTAACAAACAG GACCTCCCCAACGCTATGAACGCAGCGGAGATCACAGACAAGCTGGGCCTGCACTCCCTGCGCCAGCGTAACTGGTACATCCAGGCAACCTGCGCTACCAGCGGGGATGGGCTCTACGAGGGCCTCGACTGGCTCTCCAACCAGCTAAAGAACGCAAAATGA
- the LOC115198259 gene encoding protein Wnt-9b, translating to MCSRLPRTACLLRLIELCILLSHTAAYFGLTGREPLVFLPAPFSNEPPTGKAHLKQCEQMTLTRRQKRMCRREPGLAETLRESVRLSLLECRYQFRNERWNCSLDGRGSLLKRGFKETAFLLAVSSAALSHALAKACSSGRMERCTCDDSPGIQHREAWQWGVCGDNLKYSTKFLKKFLGQKRVSKDLRAQIDSHNINVGIRAVKSGLKTTCKCHGVSGSCAVRTCWKQLSPFHDTGRLLKFRYDTAVRVLSVTNTATGETELAGPRRHGQSHRSTDLVFLEDSPSFCRPSRYSPGTAGRSCAKDTSCQSLCCGRGYNTAMHLTTLSCHCQVRWCCHVECQTCVREEEVYTCKNT from the exons ATGTGCTCTAGGCTCCCAAGGACCGCCTGCCTACTGCGACTCATTGAGCTCTGCATCCTCCTTTCGCACACTGCAGCATATTTTGG GCTGACAGGCCGAGAGCCCTTGGTCTTTTTGCCTGCCCCGTTCTCCAATGAACCCCCAACGGGAAAAGCTCACCTGAAACAATGCGAGCAGATGACCCTGACCCGTAGGCAGAAACGAATGTGTCGCCGCGAGCCGGGTTTGGCCGAGACGCTGCGTGAATCAGTGCGTCTCAGCCTCTTGGAGTGCCGCTATCAATTCCGGAACGAGCGCTGGAACTGTAGCTTGGACGGCCGCGGGAGTCTTCTGAAAAGAG GCTTCAAGGAGACGGCCTTTCTCCTTGCGGTGTCTTCAGCGGCATTGTCCCACGCACTAGCAAAGGCTTGCAGCTCAGGCCGAATGGAGAGGTGCACATGCGATGACTCCCCAGGAATACAGCATCGCGAGGCATGGCAGTGGGGGGTCTGCGGTGACAACTTGAAATACAGCACCAAATTTCTCAAGAAGTTCTTGGGCCAGAAGAGGGTCAGCAAAGACCTGAGGGCGCAGATCGACTCCCACAACATTAACGTTGGAATtcgg GCGGTGAAGAGTGGCCTGAAGACTACCTGTAAGTGTCATGGCGTCTCCGGCTCCTGTGCCGTGCGGACCTGCTGGAAGCAGCTGTCCCCGTTCCACGACACCGGGCGGCTGCTCAAGTTCCGCTACGACACGGCCGTGCGTGTGCTGAGCGTCACCAACACGGCCACCGGGGAGACGGAGCTGGCGGGGCCGCGTCGCCACGGCCAGAGCCACCGCTCCACTGACCTGGTGTTCCTGGAGGACTCCCCCAGCTTCTGCAGGCCGTCACGCTACTCTCCCGGCACGGCCGGACGCTCCTGTGCCAAGGACACCAGCTGCCAGAGCCTTTGCTGCGGGCGCGGCTACAACACGGCCATgcacctcaccaccctctcctgcCACTGCCAGGTGCGCTGGTGCTGCCATGTAGAGTGCCAAACCTGTGTCAGGGAGGAGGAAGTGTACACCTGCAAAAATACCTga